The following coding sequences lie in one Apium graveolens cultivar Ventura chromosome 3, ASM990537v1, whole genome shotgun sequence genomic window:
- the LOC141712704 gene encoding senescence-associated protein SPA15, chloroplastic isoform X1 produces the protein MAKSPGIINLSAKSPQHPGLYGSSQGTDLRKQINGHFSMLKTNFSDKGLWHICRKLRTSKTSKKSSLLCQSTETHSPETKQSVKHLEDCSSILSEELDEEQYPVMQGRIVHSKQALAEAMKFAYNDAKFVNERARNDIVLLSRGLMRLDARARQDVSIIGSEFIKLDARAREDTDKIDQDVKRRAEHLHHIAIILKNKAQSRLRKAADKHWSDGALELESHIDIEVLLSERHTAEVANADLRRADLIAKQRARDDAVMALEFIKDIHDMMVSKMYTLPLHRSKGSLSANEMAGRITLEKNGISLDFFPGEVSSDRITAIQEAYRDIASGLSEDDGVDYSDPEELELLVATLIDLDAMDGKSSVSLLAECSSSPNVDTRKALANALSAAPSMWTLGNAGMGALRRLAEDSNPAIAAAASKTMLALKKQWQIQEGDSWRFVMDQKLMIDSDKKEEDDR, from the exons ATGGCCAAATCACCTGGAATTATCAATTTATCTGCCAAATCACCCCAACACCCTGGCTTATATGGTTCAAGCCAAGGAACTGATCTACGAAAACAAATTAATGGGCATTTCTCCATGTTAAAAACGAATTTTTCTGATAAGGGGTTGTGGCATATATGTCGAAAACTACGCACTTCAAAGACATCGAAGAAATCTTCTTTACTATGCCAATCTACTGAAACACATAGTCCCGAAACTAAGCAATCCGTGAAACACTTAGAAGATTGTTCAAGTATATTAAG CGAAGAGTTAGACGAGGAGCAGTATCCAGTCATGCAAGGTCGAATTGTGCATTCAAAGCAGGCCTTAGCTGAAGCTATGAAATTTGCCTACAATGATGCAAAATTTGTAAATGAAAGGGCACGGAATGACATTGTCTTGCTTTCCCG TGGCTTAATGAGGTTGGATGCTCGTGCACGCCAAGACGTTAGTATTATTGGTTCAGAGTTTATAAAGCTTGATG CTCGAGCCAGGGAGGATACTGATAAAATTGATCAAGATGTAAAGAGGAGAGCTGAACATCTTCACCACATTGCCATC ATATTGAAAAATAAAGCTCAGTCAAGATTGCGAAAGGCTGCTGACAAGCACTGGAGTGATGGAGCCTTAGAG TTAGAGTCTCACATTGATATTGAAGTACTGCTATCTGAGCGACACACAGCAGAAGTCGCAAAT GCTGATTTGCGACGTGCTGACTTGATTGCCAAGCAGCGTGCAAGAGACGATGCTGTTATGGCTTTGGAG TTTATAAAAGACATCCATGATATGATGGTGAGCAAGATGTACACGCT ACCTCTTCATAGGAGTAAGGGTTCCCTATCTGCTAATGAGATGGCAGGACGTATAACACTTGAAAAAAATGGGATTAGCCTCGACTTCTTTCCTGGGGAGGTGTCTTCTGATCGAATTACTGCTATTCAg GAAGCTTATAGGGATATAGCATCTGGACTCTCCGAAGATGATGGAGTTGACTACTCTGATCCAGAAGAG CTTGAATTGTTGGTTGCAACACTTATAGATCTTGATGCAATGGATGGTAAAAGCAGTGTTTCTTTGTTGGCGGAATGCTCAAGTTCTCCTAATGTTGATACAAG GAAAGCATTAGCAAATGCATTATCAGCTGCTCCATCTATGTGGACTCTTGGAAATGCAGGAATGGGAGCATTACGG AGACTGGCGGAAGATAGCAACCCGGCAATAGCTGCTGCAGCTTCCAAAACTATGTTGGCATTAAAAAAACAGTGGCAAATCCAAGAGGGAGACAGCTGGAGGTTTGTGATGGATCAAAAATTAATGATAGATTCAGACAAAAAAGAAGAAGATGATAGATGA
- the LOC141712704 gene encoding senescence-associated protein SPA15, chloroplastic isoform X3: MAKSPGIINLSAKSPQHPGLYGSSQGTDLRKQINGHFSMLKTNFSDKGLWHICRKLRTSKTSKKSSLLCQSTETHSPETKQSVKHLEDCSSILSEELDEEQYPVMQGRIVHSKQALAEAMKFAYNDAKFVNERARNDIVLLSRGLMRLDARARQDVSIIGSEFIKLDARAREDTDKIDQDVKRRAEHLHHIAIILKNKAQSRLRKAADKHWSDGALEADLRRADLIAKQRARDDAVMALEFIKDIHDMMVSKMYTLPLHRSKGSLSANEMAGRITLEKNGISLDFFPGEVSSDRITAIQEAYRDIASGLSEDDGVDYSDPEELELLVATLIDLDAMDGKSSVSLLAECSSSPNVDTRKALANALSAAPSMWTLGNAGMGALRRLAEDSNPAIAAAASKTMLALKKQWQIQEGDSWRFVMDQKLMIDSDKKEEDDR, from the exons ATGGCCAAATCACCTGGAATTATCAATTTATCTGCCAAATCACCCCAACACCCTGGCTTATATGGTTCAAGCCAAGGAACTGATCTACGAAAACAAATTAATGGGCATTTCTCCATGTTAAAAACGAATTTTTCTGATAAGGGGTTGTGGCATATATGTCGAAAACTACGCACTTCAAAGACATCGAAGAAATCTTCTTTACTATGCCAATCTACTGAAACACATAGTCCCGAAACTAAGCAATCCGTGAAACACTTAGAAGATTGTTCAAGTATATTAAG CGAAGAGTTAGACGAGGAGCAGTATCCAGTCATGCAAGGTCGAATTGTGCATTCAAAGCAGGCCTTAGCTGAAGCTATGAAATTTGCCTACAATGATGCAAAATTTGTAAATGAAAGGGCACGGAATGACATTGTCTTGCTTTCCCG TGGCTTAATGAGGTTGGATGCTCGTGCACGCCAAGACGTTAGTATTATTGGTTCAGAGTTTATAAAGCTTGATG CTCGAGCCAGGGAGGATACTGATAAAATTGATCAAGATGTAAAGAGGAGAGCTGAACATCTTCACCACATTGCCATC ATATTGAAAAATAAAGCTCAGTCAAGATTGCGAAAGGCTGCTGACAAGCACTGGAGTGATGGAGCCTTAGAG GCTGATTTGCGACGTGCTGACTTGATTGCCAAGCAGCGTGCAAGAGACGATGCTGTTATGGCTTTGGAG TTTATAAAAGACATCCATGATATGATGGTGAGCAAGATGTACACGCT ACCTCTTCATAGGAGTAAGGGTTCCCTATCTGCTAATGAGATGGCAGGACGTATAACACTTGAAAAAAATGGGATTAGCCTCGACTTCTTTCCTGGGGAGGTGTCTTCTGATCGAATTACTGCTATTCAg GAAGCTTATAGGGATATAGCATCTGGACTCTCCGAAGATGATGGAGTTGACTACTCTGATCCAGAAGAG CTTGAATTGTTGGTTGCAACACTTATAGATCTTGATGCAATGGATGGTAAAAGCAGTGTTTCTTTGTTGGCGGAATGCTCAAGTTCTCCTAATGTTGATACAAG GAAAGCATTAGCAAATGCATTATCAGCTGCTCCATCTATGTGGACTCTTGGAAATGCAGGAATGGGAGCATTACGG AGACTGGCGGAAGATAGCAACCCGGCAATAGCTGCTGCAGCTTCCAAAACTATGTTGGCATTAAAAAAACAGTGGCAAATCCAAGAGGGAGACAGCTGGAGGTTTGTGATGGATCAAAAATTAATGATAGATTCAGACAAAAAAGAAGAAGATGATAGATGA
- the LOC141712704 gene encoding senescence-associated protein SPA15, chloroplastic isoform X4, whose amino-acid sequence MAKSPGIINLSAKSPQHPGLYGSSQGTDLRKQINGHFSMLKTNFSDKGLWHICRKLRTSKTSKKSSLLCQSTETHSPETKQSVKHLEDCSSILSEELDEEQYPVMQGRIVHSKQALAEAMKFAYNDAKFVNERARNDIVLLSRGLMRLDARARQDVSIIGSEFIKLDARAREDTDKIDQDVKRRAEHLHHIAIILKNKAQSRLRKAADKHWSDGALEADLRRADLIAKQRARDDAVMALEFIKDIHDMMVSKMYTLSKGSLSANEMAGRITLEKNGISLDFFPGEVSSDRITAIQEAYRDIASGLSEDDGVDYSDPEELELLVATLIDLDAMDGKSSVSLLAECSSSPNVDTRKALANALSAAPSMWTLGNAGMGALRRLAEDSNPAIAAAASKTMLALKKQWQIQEGDSWRFVMDQKLMIDSDKKEEDDR is encoded by the exons ATGGCCAAATCACCTGGAATTATCAATTTATCTGCCAAATCACCCCAACACCCTGGCTTATATGGTTCAAGCCAAGGAACTGATCTACGAAAACAAATTAATGGGCATTTCTCCATGTTAAAAACGAATTTTTCTGATAAGGGGTTGTGGCATATATGTCGAAAACTACGCACTTCAAAGACATCGAAGAAATCTTCTTTACTATGCCAATCTACTGAAACACATAGTCCCGAAACTAAGCAATCCGTGAAACACTTAGAAGATTGTTCAAGTATATTAAG CGAAGAGTTAGACGAGGAGCAGTATCCAGTCATGCAAGGTCGAATTGTGCATTCAAAGCAGGCCTTAGCTGAAGCTATGAAATTTGCCTACAATGATGCAAAATTTGTAAATGAAAGGGCACGGAATGACATTGTCTTGCTTTCCCG TGGCTTAATGAGGTTGGATGCTCGTGCACGCCAAGACGTTAGTATTATTGGTTCAGAGTTTATAAAGCTTGATG CTCGAGCCAGGGAGGATACTGATAAAATTGATCAAGATGTAAAGAGGAGAGCTGAACATCTTCACCACATTGCCATC ATATTGAAAAATAAAGCTCAGTCAAGATTGCGAAAGGCTGCTGACAAGCACTGGAGTGATGGAGCCTTAGAG GCTGATTTGCGACGTGCTGACTTGATTGCCAAGCAGCGTGCAAGAGACGATGCTGTTATGGCTTTGGAG TTTATAAAAGACATCCATGATATGATGGTGAGCAAGATGTACACGCT GAGTAAGGGTTCCCTATCTGCTAATGAGATGGCAGGACGTATAACACTTGAAAAAAATGGGATTAGCCTCGACTTCTTTCCTGGGGAGGTGTCTTCTGATCGAATTACTGCTATTCAg GAAGCTTATAGGGATATAGCATCTGGACTCTCCGAAGATGATGGAGTTGACTACTCTGATCCAGAAGAG CTTGAATTGTTGGTTGCAACACTTATAGATCTTGATGCAATGGATGGTAAAAGCAGTGTTTCTTTGTTGGCGGAATGCTCAAGTTCTCCTAATGTTGATACAAG GAAAGCATTAGCAAATGCATTATCAGCTGCTCCATCTATGTGGACTCTTGGAAATGCAGGAATGGGAGCATTACGG AGACTGGCGGAAGATAGCAACCCGGCAATAGCTGCTGCAGCTTCCAAAACTATGTTGGCATTAAAAAAACAGTGGCAAATCCAAGAGGGAGACAGCTGGAGGTTTGTGATGGATCAAAAATTAATGATAGATTCAGACAAAAAAGAAGAAGATGATAGATGA
- the LOC141712704 gene encoding senescence-associated protein SPA15, chloroplastic isoform X2: MAKSPGIINLSAKSPQHPGLYGSSQGTDLRKQINGHFSMLKTNFSDKGLWHICRKLRTSKTSKKSSLLCQSTETHSPETKQSVKHLEDCSSILSEELDEEQYPVMQGRIVHSKQALAEAMKFAYNDAKFVNERARNDIVLLSRGLMRLDARARQDVSIIGSEFIKLDARAREDTDKIDQDVKRRAEHLHHIAIILKNKAQSRLRKAADKHWSDGALELESHIDIEVLLSERHTAEVANADLRRADLIAKQRARDDAVMALEFIKDIHDMMVSKMYTLSKGSLSANEMAGRITLEKNGISLDFFPGEVSSDRITAIQEAYRDIASGLSEDDGVDYSDPEELELLVATLIDLDAMDGKSSVSLLAECSSSPNVDTRKALANALSAAPSMWTLGNAGMGALRRLAEDSNPAIAAAASKTMLALKKQWQIQEGDSWRFVMDQKLMIDSDKKEEDDR; the protein is encoded by the exons ATGGCCAAATCACCTGGAATTATCAATTTATCTGCCAAATCACCCCAACACCCTGGCTTATATGGTTCAAGCCAAGGAACTGATCTACGAAAACAAATTAATGGGCATTTCTCCATGTTAAAAACGAATTTTTCTGATAAGGGGTTGTGGCATATATGTCGAAAACTACGCACTTCAAAGACATCGAAGAAATCTTCTTTACTATGCCAATCTACTGAAACACATAGTCCCGAAACTAAGCAATCCGTGAAACACTTAGAAGATTGTTCAAGTATATTAAG CGAAGAGTTAGACGAGGAGCAGTATCCAGTCATGCAAGGTCGAATTGTGCATTCAAAGCAGGCCTTAGCTGAAGCTATGAAATTTGCCTACAATGATGCAAAATTTGTAAATGAAAGGGCACGGAATGACATTGTCTTGCTTTCCCG TGGCTTAATGAGGTTGGATGCTCGTGCACGCCAAGACGTTAGTATTATTGGTTCAGAGTTTATAAAGCTTGATG CTCGAGCCAGGGAGGATACTGATAAAATTGATCAAGATGTAAAGAGGAGAGCTGAACATCTTCACCACATTGCCATC ATATTGAAAAATAAAGCTCAGTCAAGATTGCGAAAGGCTGCTGACAAGCACTGGAGTGATGGAGCCTTAGAG TTAGAGTCTCACATTGATATTGAAGTACTGCTATCTGAGCGACACACAGCAGAAGTCGCAAAT GCTGATTTGCGACGTGCTGACTTGATTGCCAAGCAGCGTGCAAGAGACGATGCTGTTATGGCTTTGGAG TTTATAAAAGACATCCATGATATGATGGTGAGCAAGATGTACACGCT GAGTAAGGGTTCCCTATCTGCTAATGAGATGGCAGGACGTATAACACTTGAAAAAAATGGGATTAGCCTCGACTTCTTTCCTGGGGAGGTGTCTTCTGATCGAATTACTGCTATTCAg GAAGCTTATAGGGATATAGCATCTGGACTCTCCGAAGATGATGGAGTTGACTACTCTGATCCAGAAGAG CTTGAATTGTTGGTTGCAACACTTATAGATCTTGATGCAATGGATGGTAAAAGCAGTGTTTCTTTGTTGGCGGAATGCTCAAGTTCTCCTAATGTTGATACAAG GAAAGCATTAGCAAATGCATTATCAGCTGCTCCATCTATGTGGACTCTTGGAAATGCAGGAATGGGAGCATTACGG AGACTGGCGGAAGATAGCAACCCGGCAATAGCTGCTGCAGCTTCCAAAACTATGTTGGCATTAAAAAAACAGTGGCAAATCCAAGAGGGAGACAGCTGGAGGTTTGTGATGGATCAAAAATTAATGATAGATTCAGACAAAAAAGAAGAAGATGATAGATGA